In a single window of the Halopiger xanaduensis SH-6 genome:
- a CDS encoding PEGA domain-containing protein, translated as MVRSESLTRRQVASLLVTGSVGAIAGCASTGDDDGADAETSNDTDGSNDSDPNLREAETDLTIRIEDENGDPVSSENATVEIVDHATDIEYTIEQEIEDGVAEPQFIEATTYTVTIVSEEYEDAEQEISLEAGDEEELSFELEAAS; from the coding sequence ATGGTACGTAGCGAATCGCTTACACGGCGACAGGTAGCGTCACTGCTCGTCACGGGTTCGGTCGGTGCCATCGCGGGTTGTGCTAGTACCGGTGACGATGACGGTGCCGACGCCGAGACGAGTAACGATACCGACGGATCCAACGATAGCGATCCAAATCTGCGCGAAGCGGAGACCGACCTCACCATTCGTATCGAAGACGAAAACGGCGACCCGGTCTCGAGCGAGAACGCGACCGTCGAGATAGTCGATCACGCGACGGATATCGAGTACACTATCGAGCAAGAGATCGAAGACGGCGTTGCGGAACCGCAATTCATCGAAGCGACGACGTACACAGTTACGATCGTCAGCGAGGAATACGAGGACGCGGAGCAAGAGATCAGCCTCGAAGCCGGCGACGAGGAAGAACTCTCGTTCGAACTCGAGGCCGCGTCGTAA